Proteins from a genomic interval of Clostridium scatologenes:
- a CDS encoding glycosyltransferase family 39 protein, with protein sequence MNNTHDNFKIIYKFPKPRKKDMISIFLIIFICEVVLSIYFGYFKGIVLNDALSRTANSFYVLFVKPIRFASIGLVWNPLPSVLQLPLVALSKIWRPMVSSEIAGGIITALFSALSCMYVYKTFIRLKISRIYSIILIVLYMSNPFMCFYGSNGMSEMIFFFTITYIILCFTLWMKEGTADYIIKMAFALAMAFFCRYEAIPFAMAVGISVALVIFFSKRERKFIHNNSFKEKYFYVESSMIILYTPLIYSIILWILFNWVISGNPLYFLNSSYSNTSQSQYAVAVTSFSYALEYVLKKCIPFIPLFAGIIIIRLKNKRLLKIDFLIISLIVITMITFHLLMLVKGNSYGWLRFFSYSLPICFAWIPYELSQIKTKHKRFEFSIIVISLLISSILTGITLSDSNLSPEEHNLIISNESHRVAKYINNELSDQIVLTDSFLTSGIVVDVKNINNLVLSSNLNFKEAVKNPWKYEIGYILVPDKSGVGKLDAINVAYPNLYEKGEEWCTLVEEFDGYKLFKVNY encoded by the coding sequence ATGAATAATACTCATGATAATTTTAAAATTATATATAAATTTCCAAAGCCAAGAAAAAAAGATATGATTTCTATATTTTTAATTATATTTATTTGCGAAGTAGTTTTAAGTATATATTTTGGATATTTTAAGGGAATTGTTTTAAATGATGCTTTAAGTAGAACAGCTAATTCTTTTTATGTTTTATTTGTTAAACCAATAAGGTTTGCTTCAATTGGACTTGTTTGGAATCCACTACCAAGTGTATTGCAATTGCCATTAGTAGCATTATCAAAGATTTGGAGGCCAATGGTATCTAGTGAAATAGCAGGTGGAATCATTACAGCTTTGTTTTCTGCATTAAGTTGTATGTACGTTTATAAAACTTTTATTAGATTGAAAATATCAAGAATTTATAGCATTATTTTAATAGTTTTATATATGAGTAATCCATTTATGTGTTTTTATGGTTCTAATGGAATGAGTGAGATGATATTTTTCTTTACTATTACTTATATCATTTTGTGCTTTACTTTGTGGATGAAAGAAGGAACTGCAGATTATATTATTAAGATGGCTTTTGCACTAGCTATGGCATTTTTTTGCAGATATGAAGCAATTCCTTTTGCAATGGCAGTAGGAATAAGTGTTGCACTTGTTATATTTTTTAGTAAAAGGGAAAGAAAGTTTATTCATAATAACAGTTTCAAAGAAAAGTATTTTTATGTAGAAAGCAGTATGATAATTTTGTATACACCTCTTATATATTCAATAATTTTATGGATACTATTTAATTGGGTTATAAGTGGAAATCCTTTGTATTTCTTAAACTCATCTTATTCAAATACATCACAAAGCCAGTATGCAGTAGCTGTTACAAGTTTTAGTTATGCATTAGAATATGTTTTAAAAAAGTGCATACCATTTATTCCACTATTTGCTGGAATCATAATAATAAGACTCAAGAATAAAAGGTTATTAAAAATAGATTTTTTAATAATATCATTAATTGTAATAACTATGATAACCTTTCATCTTCTAATGCTTGTTAAAGGAAATTCTTATGGATGGTTAAGATTTTTTTCCTATTCATTACCTATATGCTTTGCATGGATACCTTATGAGCTATCACAAATAAAAACAAAACATAAAAGATTTGAATTTTCAATAATAGTTATTTCTTTGTTAATATCTTCAATTCTAACAGGAATAACTTTATCAGATTCTAATCTTTCACCAGAAGAACATAATTTAATTATATCAAATGAAAGTCATAGGGTGGCAAAATATATAAATAATGAATTAAGTGATCAAATTGTATTGACAGATTCCTTTTTGACCTCAGGAATAGTAGTTGATGTAAAAAATATTAATAATCTTGTATTAAGCAGTAATCTGAATTTTAAAGAAGCTGTAAAAAATCCATGGAAATATGAAATTGGATATATTTTGGTTCCAGATAAATCAGGTGTAGGTAAGCTAGATGCTATTAATGTTGCATATCCCAATTTATATGAAAAAGGAGAAGAATGGTGCACATTAGTGGAAGAATTTGATGGGTACAAGCTATTTAAAGTGAATTATTAA
- a CDS encoding cellulose biosynthesis cyclic di-GMP-binding regulatory protein BcsB, translating into MYMNLKLKIKFIIMFLIIVLVIPFSCVFAEGDNSSSASYDISIFKDDQKLSLPKNVGSYWFTVPKGFDIGDDCYVQLHFTFSNTLISTRSNITMLINDYPVETQWTYDIQKATSGWWNVKFPTSKLKIDSINEIKFQSNQRSIEGDCADMDNPSNWVVFHKDSKLHITVNKYPDAILSNFNLIYYDNFLKNNVLSTDFILPKNIDDNCKAALLKTSSSIGKVSTDKDNIEYGVFKEDDTATGKNKVFVGLRSAFANINNFFNPEDNKLSKDEGYLSIRQQSGNVYNTLVTGESKAGLNKAVDFMSDNSLLKQVAGDSIKINSNLKYTPSIKPINTSGVYKFSDFGYSDVNLQGAFHQKLDMSFIQPKGIQSQKGSYIDLKFKHSKVLDSDRSAMTVYINGMAVNSAKLTVANAEDGILKINIPESALNLPEIKVSIECYNYLGKIDCSKDYYDSAWTVINSDSKLCLLSKETSIQPTLQKFPFFYTNYSDKDTQVAIGMWNTSNLFNLKIASILATRIGQNTGEVFNWELLGKDGELTDKQKNMNMIFLGTYDDVKIPESIKKQLAIVPSKSGNLDIKKEVNLIPEILKNKVLFQVIRSPWDTSKRVYVILCDNNISSLQLLESTLSNRNILLKLDGQVAVVDTDKKIQTINIKETGSVKVTKTLWEQIKYAEFKTHIPWWILLIILIGIIFGIVMIIYLRRSKNEFKKKSETLKRQEGFFYEDIEEDEESKNNKDRLE; encoded by the coding sequence ATGTATATGAATTTAAAGCTTAAAATTAAATTTATAATAATGTTTTTAATAATTGTTTTAGTAATTCCATTTAGTTGTGTTTTTGCAGAAGGAGATAATAGTTCCAGTGCAAGTTATGACATTTCAATATTTAAAGATGATCAAAAGTTGAGTTTGCCTAAAAATGTGGGTTCATATTGGTTTACAGTACCTAAAGGATTTGATATTGGAGATGATTGTTATGTTCAGCTGCATTTTACTTTTTCCAATACTTTGATTAGTACTCGTTCTAATATTACTATGCTTATTAATGATTATCCAGTTGAAACTCAGTGGACTTATGATATTCAAAAAGCTACTTCAGGTTGGTGGAATGTGAAATTTCCAACCTCTAAATTGAAAATAGATAGTATCAATGAGATTAAATTTCAAAGTAATCAAAGATCAATAGAAGGAGATTGTGCAGATATGGACAATCCAAGCAATTGGGTTGTTTTTCATAAGGATTCAAAATTGCATATAACAGTAAATAAGTATCCTGATGCTATATTATCAAATTTTAATTTAATATATTATGATAATTTTTTGAAGAATAATGTTTTATCTACTGATTTCATATTACCTAAAAATATAGATGATAACTGTAAAGCTGCATTATTAAAAACAAGTTCTTCTATTGGAAAGGTATCTACGGACAAGGACAATATAGAGTACGGAGTATTTAAAGAAGATGATACAGCTACAGGGAAAAATAAAGTATTTGTAGGGTTGCGTTCAGCCTTTGCTAATATTAATAATTTTTTTAATCCAGAAGATAATAAATTATCAAAGGATGAAGGATACTTATCTATAAGACAGCAAAGTGGGAACGTTTATAATACTTTGGTAACTGGAGAAAGTAAAGCTGGATTAAATAAAGCAGTAGATTTTATGTCTGATAATAGTCTTTTAAAGCAGGTTGCAGGTGATTCAATAAAAATTAATTCTAATTTGAAATATACTCCTAGTATTAAGCCTATTAATACTAGTGGAGTTTACAAATTTTCTGATTTTGGATATTCTGATGTCAATTTGCAGGGAGCTTTTCATCAAAAATTAGATATGTCATTTATTCAACCAAAGGGAATACAAAGTCAAAAAGGTTCATATATTGATTTGAAGTTTAAGCATTCTAAAGTACTAGATTCTGATAGATCAGCTATGACAGTATATATAAATGGAATGGCAGTAAATAGTGCAAAATTAACAGTTGCGAATGCAGAGGATGGTATTTTGAAAATTAATATACCTGAGAGTGCATTGAATTTACCAGAAATAAAAGTTTCTATAGAATGTTATAATTATTTGGGTAAAATTGATTGTTCTAAGGACTATTATGATAGTGCGTGGACTGTTATAAATTCTGATTCCAAGTTATGCTTACTTTCTAAAGAAACAAGTATTCAGCCTACTTTGCAAAAGTTTCCATTTTTTTATACAAATTATTCTGATAAAGATACTCAGGTAGCTATAGGAATGTGGAATACTTCAAACTTGTTCAATTTAAAAATAGCGTCAATATTGGCAACTCGTATTGGTCAAAATACTGGAGAGGTATTTAATTGGGAGCTACTTGGAAAAGACGGTGAATTAACAGATAAACAGAAGAACATGAATATGATATTTTTAGGGACATATGATGATGTAAAAATACCAGAAAGTATAAAGAAACAATTGGCTATAGTACCTTCAAAAAGTGGAAATTTAGATATAAAAAAAGAAGTTAATTTAATTCCTGAAATATTAAAAAATAAAGTATTATTTCAAGTTATAAGATCACCATGGGATACTTCAAAAAGGGTGTATGTTATATTATGTGATAACAATATTAGCAGCTTACAATTGTTAGAATCTACACTTAGTAATAGAAATATATTGTTAAAATTAGACGGACAAGTTGCTGTAGTAGATACTGATAAAAAGATTCAAACCATAAACATTAAGGAAACTGGAAGTGTTAAGGTTACTAAAACCTTATGGGAACAAATAAAGTATGCCGAATTTAAAACACATATACCATGGTGGATATTACTAATCATACTTATAGGTATCATTTTTGGAATAGTGATGATAATTTATTTACGTAGAAGTAAGAATGAATTTAAGAAAAAAAGTGAAACATTAAAAAGACAGGAAGGTTTTTTCTATGAAGATATTGAAGAAGATGAAGAATCAAAGAACAATAAGGATAGACTTGAATAA
- the aspS gene encoding aspartate--tRNA(Asn) ligase: MERLYVEKVKESASDEVLVQGWVHKIIDFKNFGFVHLRDKTGIIQLVVGKELLKGLRLEMSLEVVGTKVANEKAPGEIELQVKELKVLGKTYYDKLPITVNERKSSAHLETQLDYRYISLRNPKTRAAFKVQQEIVTAFREYLLENDFSEIHTPKILGASTEGGSEVFTINYFDKRAFLAQSPQFFKQMMVGAGFEKVFEIAPAYRAELHNTYRHLNEYISLDLEMGFIKDENDIMDLEEGFMRHLFQHLKKTCQKELAMFDVSLPEKVEIPRIPLAEAHKILLEKYGKRSPVGNIDAEGEELFAKYIKEKYDSDFVFLTAYPIKKRPMYAMPDEDGMTKSFDLIYKGLEITTGGQRIHDYEMLKENIKKFGFNPEDYGFYLESFRYGMPPHGGLAIGLERITMKILNLSNIREATLLPRDMKRLEP; this comes from the coding sequence ATGGAAAGATTATATGTAGAAAAAGTTAAGGAATCAGCTTCAGATGAAGTTTTAGTTCAAGGTTGGGTTCATAAAATAATTGATTTTAAAAACTTCGGTTTTGTTCATTTGAGAGATAAGACAGGAATAATCCAACTAGTGGTTGGTAAAGAACTTCTAAAAGGATTAAGACTAGAAATGAGTTTAGAAGTTGTTGGAACTAAGGTAGCAAATGAGAAAGCTCCAGGTGAAATTGAACTACAAGTTAAAGAATTAAAGGTCTTAGGAAAAACTTATTATGATAAACTTCCAATAACAGTAAATGAAAGAAAAAGTTCAGCGCATTTGGAAACTCAATTAGATTACAGATATATAAGTTTAAGAAATCCCAAAACTAGAGCAGCTTTTAAGGTTCAACAGGAAATAGTTACAGCTTTTAGAGAATATTTATTAGAAAATGATTTTTCAGAAATTCACACACCCAAAATTTTAGGTGCAAGTACTGAAGGCGGTTCAGAAGTATTTACTATAAACTATTTTGACAAAAGAGCATTTTTAGCTCAAAGTCCACAGTTCTTTAAGCAAATGATGGTAGGAGCAGGATTTGAAAAAGTATTTGAAATAGCTCCAGCATATAGAGCAGAACTTCACAACACTTACAGACATTTAAATGAGTATATAAGTCTTGACTTAGAAATGGGATTTATAAAAGATGAAAATGATATTATGGATTTAGAAGAAGGCTTTATGAGACACTTATTCCAGCATTTAAAAAAGACTTGCCAAAAGGAATTAGCAATGTTTGATGTAAGTCTTCCAGAAAAAGTTGAAATTCCAAGAATACCTCTTGCAGAAGCTCACAAAATACTTTTGGAAAAGTATGGTAAGAGATCTCCAGTAGGAAACATTGATGCGGAAGGAGAAGAACTTTTTGCAAAATATATAAAAGAAAAATATGATAGTGACTTTGTATTTTTAACAGCTTATCCAATTAAAAAGAGACCTATGTATGCTATGCCAGATGAAGATGGAATGACAAAGAGCTTTGACCTTATATATAAAGGACTTGAAATAACTACTGGAGGCCAAAGAATACACGATTATGAAATGTTAAAAGAAAATATAAAGAAATTTGGATTTAACCCAGAAGATTATGGCTTCTATTTAGAAAGCTTTAGATATGGAATGCCACCACACGGTGGATTGGCT
- a CDS encoding glycosyltransferase — translation MLSVVVPVYNEEKNVEELVRRIKAALINIEYEIVFVDDSVDNTPQIIENMAMKDEKIKFRHRNNKTGLSSAVIEGFEIAKGDIIVVMDGDLQHPPEILNEMVKAIYKGADIVIPSRFIPGGDDGGLNLFRKLISAGARYMAKALLKKVRKFSDPTSGIFMFRREIINDKKLRAIGWKILMEILVIGEYKNPVEIPYKFCDRGFGKSKMSLKIQMDYIFHLFSLVNRSKEDKRFYYFCMIGLSGVLVDMSVFVLICNILPKITVKTTSVISASIAIISNYILNSLITWGDKIEYKLKIKKELFNLKFIKYAAVCFAGILIKFTVLLIIYNLLKFNKYSGNFIGIFCASFFNYYMSKYYVFEFNERKKIKYRRSL, via the coding sequence ATGTTGTCTGTTGTTGTTCCAGTATATAATGAAGAAAAAAATGTTGAGGAATTAGTAAGACGAATAAAAGCAGCTTTAATAAATATAGAGTATGAAATTGTATTTGTGGATGATAGTGTAGATAATACACCTCAAATAATAGAAAATATGGCGATGAAAGATGAAAAAATAAAGTTTAGACATAGAAATAATAAAACAGGGCTTTCTTCAGCAGTAATTGAAGGCTTTGAAATTGCAAAGGGAGATATAATTGTAGTAATGGATGGGGATTTGCAGCATCCACCAGAAATATTAAACGAAATGGTAAAGGCTATATATAAAGGAGCAGATATTGTAATTCCAAGTAGATTTATACCTGGAGGAGATGATGGAGGTTTAAATTTATTCAGAAAATTAATCTCAGCTGGAGCAAGGTATATGGCAAAGGCTTTATTGAAAAAAGTAAGAAAATTTTCAGATCCTACAAGTGGAATTTTTATGTTCAGAAGAGAAATAATTAATGATAAAAAGCTTCGTGCAATAGGCTGGAAAATATTAATGGAAATATTGGTTATAGGTGAGTATAAAAATCCAGTTGAAATTCCGTATAAATTTTGTGATAGAGGTTTTGGAAAATCAAAAATGTCATTAAAGATTCAAATGGATTATATATTTCATTTATTCAGCCTTGTAAATAGGAGTAAAGAGGATAAAAGATTTTATTATTTTTGTATGATTGGATTATCAGGAGTTTTAGTTGATATGAGTGTATTTGTATTGATATGCAATATTTTACCAAAAATCACTGTAAAAACTACTTCAGTTATATCGGCATCGATAGCAATTATATCAAACTATATTTTAAATAGTTTAATTACATGGGGAGATAAAATTGAATATAAATTAAAAATTAAAAAAGAATTATTTAATTTAAAATTTATTAAATATGCAGCAGTGTGTTTTGCAGGAATTTTAATAAAATTTACTGTTTTGTTAATTATTTACAATTTGTTGAAATTTAATAAATATTCAGGAAATTTTATTGGGATTTTTTGTGCTAGCTTTTTCAATTACTATATGAGTAAATATTACGTTTTTGAATTTAATGAACGTAAAAAAATAAAATATCGAAGATCACTATAA
- a CDS encoding glycosyltransferase family 2 protein has product MIVQSTNSNRIGENLLNLGYISKEQLEIALKIQKKTNKLIGNILVENGFISQQQLAEYVTNRQFSKIGEYLIYVKAITANQLKQAIEYQEINGGRLGNILVSLGFISQEILDNYLNSNYKNKLPIGKMLVQNNEITKEQLNKALDLQKKSGGKLGDILLFLGFIKPERLYRYLATQNNVGRVGKNFDINISKRLPYKLAIKYNAIIINSRNDCYVVAVKELLSQEQLKEIEEYLQKPVEQVLATMLEIDNFWNMIYKKKQSEESVFKLYDDQPENSAIVTFSKSQLIVLITICIVILLSMIADFKATLLVINLFFQSIYAFMTVLKLYIVLKGSYKDNQMHFTEEEIEDVDEKELPTYTILIPVYKEKEVIRTLIKNIENIDYPKYKLDVCILLEEDDDETIDTVEKMNLPEYYSSIIVPKSFPKTKPKACNYGLIRAKGKYVVIYDAEDRPESDQLKKVYLSFKKLPENYVCIQSKLNYFNSDQNFLTRLFTQEYSMWFELLLVGIMQIKTPIPLGGTSNHFKIEFLKEVGAWDPFNVTEDADLGVRLFKKGYNTAVVDSRTWEEANSDLTNWIRQRSRWIKGYMQTWFVHMRHPIQLYKSLGLKGFIGYQAMILGTPLLPLINPVFWLMLIVWYTTKASWIRDMFPGIFYYIAAFQLFFGNFMFTYTNGVGMYWVIRDCSLKKGQPFSYRLVKYALLSPIYWILMSVAAYKALIQLIVKPFYWEKTNHGLAEIREKNCGSLDV; this is encoded by the coding sequence ATGATTGTACAAAGTACCAATAGCAATAGAATAGGCGAAAATCTTTTGAACTTGGGATATATTTCTAAAGAACAATTAGAAATCGCATTAAAAATACAGAAAAAAACTAATAAACTTATTGGAAACATATTAGTTGAAAATGGATTTATATCTCAGCAGCAGTTAGCAGAATATGTTACGAATAGGCAATTTTCTAAAATTGGAGAATATTTAATTTATGTAAAAGCCATAACTGCTAATCAATTAAAACAAGCTATAGAGTATCAAGAAATCAATGGAGGAAGATTAGGAAATATTTTAGTTTCATTAGGCTTTATTAGTCAAGAGATATTGGATAATTATTTGAATTCAAATTATAAAAACAAACTTCCAATAGGAAAAATGCTAGTACAAAATAATGAAATAACCAAGGAACAACTCAATAAGGCACTTGATTTGCAGAAAAAAAGTGGAGGAAAACTTGGAGATATATTACTATTTTTAGGATTCATAAAACCTGAAAGATTATATAGATATTTAGCAACTCAAAATAATGTTGGTAGGGTTGGAAAAAATTTTGATATAAATATTTCTAAAAGATTACCTTATAAATTAGCAATTAAGTATAATGCTATAATAATAAATTCAAGAAATGATTGTTATGTAGTTGCTGTAAAAGAGTTATTAAGTCAGGAGCAATTAAAAGAAATTGAAGAGTATCTTCAAAAACCAGTTGAGCAAGTTTTAGCTACAATGTTAGAGATAGATAACTTTTGGAATATGATTTATAAAAAAAAGCAAAGTGAAGAAAGTGTATTTAAATTGTATGATGATCAACCAGAAAATTCAGCTATTGTCACTTTTTCTAAATCTCAATTGATAGTATTAATAACGATTTGTATAGTTATATTATTATCCATGATAGCTGATTTCAAAGCAACATTGCTTGTAATAAATTTATTTTTTCAAAGTATATATGCATTTATGACGGTTTTAAAACTATATATAGTTTTAAAAGGTTCATATAAAGATAATCAAATGCATTTTACTGAAGAGGAAATAGAGGATGTAGATGAGAAGGAACTGCCAACTTATACTATTTTGATACCTGTTTATAAAGAAAAAGAGGTAATTAGAACGCTTATTAAGAATATAGAAAATATTGATTATCCTAAATACAAATTGGATGTTTGTATATTGCTTGAAGAAGATGATGATGAAACTATAGATACTGTAGAAAAAATGAATCTTCCTGAATATTATTCAAGTATTATAGTACCTAAAAGCTTTCCAAAGACAAAGCCTAAGGCATGTAATTATGGACTTATTAGAGCAAAGGGAAAATATGTAGTAATATATGATGCTGAAGATAGACCGGAATCGGATCAGTTGAAAAAAGTTTACTTATCATTTAAGAAACTGCCTGAAAATTATGTTTGTATTCAAAGTAAGCTTAATTATTTCAATAGCGATCAAAATTTTTTAACACGTTTGTTTACACAAGAGTATAGTATGTGGTTTGAATTACTTTTAGTTGGAATAATGCAAATAAAAACGCCTATTCCACTTGGAGGAACCTCAAATCATTTTAAAATTGAATTTTTAAAAGAAGTTGGTGCGTGGGATCCATTTAATGTTACTGAGGATGCCGATCTAGGAGTAAGATTGTTTAAAAAAGGTTACAATACAGCTGTTGTGGATTCTCGTACTTGGGAGGAAGCAAATTCAGATTTAACAAATTGGATAAGACAACGTTCAAGATGGATAAAAGGATATATGCAAACTTGGTTTGTTCATATGAGACATCCTATACAATTATATAAATCATTGGGATTAAAAGGATTTATAGGATATCAAGCTATGATATTAGGAACACCACTGCTTCCGCTTATTAATCCTGTATTTTGGCTAATGCTAATAGTGTGGTATACAACTAAAGCTAGTTGGATAAGAGATATGTTTCCAGGAATATTTTATTATATAGCAGCTTTTCAGTTGTTTTTTGGGAATTTCATGTTTACTTATACTAATGGAGTAGGAATGTACTGGGTTATAAGAGATTGTTCACTTAAAAAAGGACAACCATTTTCATATAGATTAGTTAAATATGCATTACTATCACCTATATACTGGATATTGATGAGTGTAGCAGCATATAAAGCTTTAATACAATTAATTGTTAAGCCGTTTTATTGGGAAAAAACTAATCATGGTCTAGCAGAAATAAGAGAAAAAAATTGTGGTTCACTTGATGTATAG